One genomic window of Clostridiisalibacter paucivorans DSM 22131 includes the following:
- a CDS encoding aminotransferase class V-fold PLP-dependent enzyme, with protein MIYLDNAATTFPKPRRVYDAVMYAMVDYGANPGRSGHKLALQAGRKIYETRETLAKLFNIDNPMNIVFTCNATESLNLGINGLLNSGDHVITSSMEHNSVLRPLNGLKNLGIETSIIQCDKEGNIDVSKIERAIKENTKAIVMTHASNVTGTIFPIKDIGKIAKKHNIIYMVDSAQTAGVYDLDVKDMNIDLLAFPGHKGLLGPQGTGGLYIREGIDLAEMKKGGTGSKSNEIEQPKILPDRYESGTSNTPGIAGLNDGVNYIVEKGMENIRRHEENLTKRFISGLESIKEITIYGPSDLEKRASVISMNIKDFDSSEVSYILDSSFDIATRSGLHCAPLAHKTLGTMNIGTVRFSIGPFNTEEDIDQAINAVYLISKNRY; from the coding sequence ATGATATATCTAGATAATGCAGCTACCACATTTCCAAAACCTCGTAGAGTTTATGATGCTGTAATGTATGCTATGGTAGATTATGGAGCTAATCCAGGTAGATCAGGGCATAAATTGGCTTTACAGGCAGGCAGAAAAATATATGAAACTAGAGAAACATTAGCAAAGTTATTTAATATTGATAATCCCATGAATATAGTGTTTACTTGTAATGCTACAGAAAGTTTGAATTTAGGAATAAATGGATTGTTGAATTCAGGGGATCATGTAATAACTTCTAGCATGGAGCATAATTCTGTCCTGAGACCTTTAAATGGATTGAAAAATTTAGGAATTGAAACTAGTATAATTCAATGTGATAAAGAAGGAAATATAGACGTAAGTAAAATAGAGAGGGCAATTAAAGAAAATACAAAGGCTATAGTTATGACCCATGCCTCTAATGTTACGGGGACAATATTTCCAATAAAAGATATAGGCAAAATAGCCAAAAAACATAATATTATATATATGGTAGACAGTGCTCAGACAGCAGGGGTTTATGATTTAGATGTGAAAGATATGAATATAGATTTATTGGCCTTTCCAGGACATAAAGGATTGTTAGGGCCTCAAGGGACAGGAGGGTTATATATAAGGGAAGGTATAGATTTAGCAGAAATGAAAAAAGGAGGAACCGGTAGTAAGTCTAATGAAATAGAACAGCCTAAAATATTACCTGATAGATATGAAAGTGGAACAAGTAATACACCAGGTATAGCAGGATTAAATGATGGAGTTAACTATATTGTAGAAAAAGGCATGGAAAATATAAGAAGGCATGAGGAAAATCTAACTAAAAGATTTATATCAGGATTAGAGTCTATAAAAGAAATTACCATATATGGCCCTTCTGATTTAGAAAAGAGGGCTTCAGTAATATCGATGAATATAAAGGATTTTGATTCTTCGGAGGTCAGTTATATATTAGATAGTTCTTTTGATATAGCAACTAGATCAGGCTTACACTGTGCACCATTGGCACATAAAACATTGGGTACTATGAACATTGGAACAGTTAGGTTTAGTATAGGTCCATTTAATACGGAAGAGGATATAGATCAAGCTATAAATGCAGTATACCTTATATCAAAAAATAGATATTAA